The stretch of DNA ATCATTACCAAGAAGACATGTTCCCAACTATGGACATGGGTGACGGGGAAGAATTTGTCCTTCGTCCAATGAACTGTCCACACCACATCCAAGTCTTCAAACACCATGTTCACTCTTACCGTGAGTTGCCAATCCGTATCGCTGAAATCGGTATGATGCACCGCTACGAAAAATCTGGTTCCCTTACTGGTCTTCAACGTGTACGTGAAATGTCTCTTAACGACGGTCACCTCTTTGTGACTCCGGAACAAATCCAAGAAGAATTCCAGCGTGCCCTTCAGTTGATTATCGATGTTTATGAAGACTTCAACTTGACTGAATACCGCTTCCGCCTCTCTCTTCGTGACCCTCAAGATACTCATAAGTACTTTGATAACGATGAGATGTGGGAAAATGCTCAAACCATGCTTCGTGCAGCTCTTGATGAAATGGGCGTGGACTACTTTGAAGCCGAAGGTGAAGCAGCCTTTTATGGACCAAAATTGGATATTCAAGTTAAGACCGCTCTTGGAAAAGAAGAAACTCTTTCTACTATCCAACTTGACTTCTTGCTTCCAGAACGCTTCGACCTTAAATATATCGGAGCTGATGGCGAAGAGCACCGTCCAGTTATGATCCACCGTGGAGTTATCTCAACTATGGAACGCTTCACAGCTATCTTGATTGAGAACTACAAGGGTGCCTTCCCAACATGGCTTGCACCACACCAAGTAACCCTCATCCCAGTATCTAACGAGAAACACGTGGACTACGCATGGGAAGTGGCTAAGAAACTCCGTGACCGCGGTGTCCGTGCAGATGTAGATGAGCGCAATGAAAAAATGCAGTTCAAGATCCGTGCTTCACAAACCAGCAAGATTCCTTACCAATTGATCGTTGGGGACAAGGAAATGGAAGACGGAACAGTCAACGTTCGTCGCTACGGCCAAAAAGAAACACAAACTGTCTCAGTAGATGATTTTGTTCAAGCTATCCTAGCTGATATCGCCAACAAATCACGCGTTGAGAAATAAGAGATAAAATCTGGGATAAAATCCTAGATACCTAAAAAGCAACAACTATTTCAGCTGTTGCTTTTTATATTTTATTTAACCTGAGCTAGTAGTGATTGGTCAAACCACCAAACAAGATTTGCTTTCATGAGTTGGATAAGGTCAATATCCTCAATCCTTGTCTGCTTCATTTTCTTTTGCGCGATCGTTTTGTAAATCTTTTTCAGAGAGTTTTTGTTCGATATACTTGTCAATGTTTTCGTAAAATTCCTTGGTCGCCTCACTATCTAATTTTGCCGAATTATGGAATTGCTTGACTTTCAATTGAACAGATTGAATACCGTAAGAGGCTTGTTTTTGACGAATGGTTTCTAATTCTTCTTCTGAAATTGGATCTCCAACAACCGTCAAGACCAATTCATTGTTACTTGACTTGTAGACTTGATTAATAACCGTATAATTGGCGAACTCTTTTCCTACAAACTGTTTGATCCCTTCTTTGCGCGCTTGTTCTATTGTCAGAGTAACTGCCGAATAGCTAGCTGGAAGAATCAACAATACAATCAAAGAAATCAAGCCAATTCTCATTTTAATGCTCAGCTCTTTAAATGAAGTTAAAGGAGATTTTCTCATCAAAATTCTTGTTCCAACAATGTTGGCTAGCATGATAAAGACACAGTTGATCAAGAAAAGATAGAGAGCCCCCAATAAAAATCGTACATTCCCATTAGCTAAACCATAGCCAGCAGTACAGATAGGCGGCATCAAAGCTGTAGCAATGGCTACTCCTGGCACGATATTGTTTGCTTCTTTTTTCCTTGAACCGATCACACCAGCAATCCCACCAGCAATAGCAATGAGAACATCCCAAATGGTTGGAGAGGTTCGTGCGATCAACTCGCTACTTGCATAAGACAAGGGAGAAATCCAGAAATACAGAGTCGAGACAAGCAAACTGACCAACACTTGAGTCAATAAAACCTCTAGAGATTGCTTGATTAAACGCGTATCAAAAATAGCTAAACCGAATCCCAGTCCAACAATCGGTGTCATGAGAGGTGAAATTAACATGGCTCCAATAATAACAGCTGTTGAATTCATATTTAGACCGATAGAGGCAATAAAAATTGCACACATCAAAATCGCTGTATCTCTCAATCGAACATGAAGGTCATCGTATAATTTCTCACGGTATTCCCGTGTTGAATAATTGGCAGTCATTTGTCCTCTCCTCTTTCCTTATTTAAATCGGTATAATAATTAATAATAACAGCTGATAAACAGCCAAAAAATATGAGCCCATAAATCGTCAAGAAGACACTGGTAATCCTTCCAATCAAGGTCACAGCTAGGAGATCCCCGTAGCCGACAGTCGTCGAAGTCACAAAAGCATACCAAAGACCGTCTCCGTAATTTGTGATAGCAGGTTCAACTAGGAAAAGCACGCCTCCTGACCCAAAAACAAAGGTCACAAAACTCAGAGCAAACCGAGTAAAACCCGTAACCTGTATAATATGCCATAACATTTTTAAACGTCTCATTTGTTCTCCTTATTCATACTAGCTCCTGACCGAGCCGTTTTTTCCAATAATCAAAGTGAAGATAGGACATGATCTCCATCAGAGAAAGATAGACAAACTGATAGATCTGATTTAAGCTGATTATCAACTGATATTGTTTGAAAAATGACTGGAAGAAAGACCAGATATGACTGTCTTGAATCAGTCCCTTCTTAACATCAGACAGGATATTAGCTAAAGCTCCCAAGGACTGAAACGGTAAATCCTTGACATTTATATAGATCCGGTCCACCACATCATTCAGACTGGTATCTTGGATGGCATGAAATTCTCCAAAGAGAACTCCTGCCGCTCCAAGAGTAGAAACAAATTCCACCAAATAATTTCTGAGGAAATTTTCTCAACCTTTTCCCATAATGTGTTTAGTGCCATCCATAACGATCCCAACCAGAAAAAGGAAAGAAAACAAGCAAAGAAATTTTGCCGTAAATCCCAAAAAGCTTTAAGACTTGGTGTTGTTGGTTTTTCTAACTCTAAAATCAAGATGGTCATAATAATTGCTAGAACAGCATCTGTCAATACAATTAATCTGTCTTTCTTCATCGGATTGCATCCCCTTTCTTTTTTGTAACATTCTATCTTATCGCATAATATTGGATATTCTTTCATAATCCGACTACAAACAAAAATAAACCAAAAAGTCTGTCCCTATTATGCTATATTTAACTCTAGAAGTATTCATCCATCTAATTAATAAGTATATCATATTTCACAATAAATGAATACTATCAAAGATTCATCCCCTTTCACTTCATCATTTAGTGTTGCTTAGATTTATCAAAAACAACCAAATTTGTATTAATTTCAAGTATCACCTAGTTACAAAAATTTGGGGTGAACAGAAAAAGCATCCCGTATTTTTGATACGAAATGCTTTCAATAAGTTTAAATAAGTTTTAACGTTTACTAAATTGTGATGCTTTACGAGCTTTTTTCAAGCCTGGTTTGGAAAGTATGAATTTCAGTTGGACTAAAAACAGCGTAATATCAAGACTTTTCTCCGCTTTTATAAAAGCGTTTTTCCAATCAAATTCAACTAATTTTATCTAAATGGTGTGGATTTTACCCCCAAAATTACAGAGAATGGAGCTGATAAACACTAAACGTTCACACCATTAGTTAAATGATTTTTTTCATCATTTTTCTTAGATGATAGAACTTCTAATTTATTTCTTATTCAAGCAAAAACAACCTGCTATAAGTAAGAAAGAGGAAGATACAAGAAAAACACGGCGTAAAAACCGATTCAGTTCATTGTCCTCAATCCTTGTCTGCTTCATTTTCTTTTACGAGATCGTTTTGTGAATCTTTTTCAGAGAGTTTTTGATCAATATACTTGTCAATGTTTTCATAAAATTCCTTGGTCGCTTCACTATCTAATGTTGGCGAGTTCTGAACTTGATTCACTTTCAATTGAACAGATTGAATACCGTAAGAGGCTTGTTTTTGGTGGAGTGTTTCTAATTCTTCTTCTGAAATCGGATCTCCAACAACCGTCAAGACCAATTCATTGTCCCTTGACTTGTAGACTTGATTAATAACCGTATAATTGGCGAACTCTTTTCCTACAAACTGTTTGATCCCTTCTTTGCGCGCTTGTTCTATTGTCAGAGTAACTGCCGAATAGCTAGCTGGAAGAATCAACAATACAATCAAAGAAATCAAGCCAATTCTCATTTTAATGCTCAGCTCTTTAAATGAAGTTAAAGGAGATTTTCTCATCAAAATTCTTGTTCCAACAATGTTGGCTAGCATGATAAAGACACAGTTGATCAAGAAAAGATAGAGAGCCCCCAATAAAAATCGTACATTCCCATTAGCTAAACCATAGCCAGCAGTACAGATAGGCGGCATCAAAGCTGTAGCAATGGCTACTCCTGGCACGATATTGTTTGCTTCTTTTTTCCTTGAACCGATCACACCAGCAATCCCACCAGCAATAGCAATGAGAACATCCCAAATGGTTGGAGAGGTTCGTGCGATCAACTCGCTACTTGCATAAGACAAGGGAGAAATCCAGAAATACAGAGTCGAGACAAGCAAACTGACCAACACTTGAGTCAATAAAACCTCTAGAGATTGCTTGATTAAACGCGTATCAAAAATAGCTAAACCGAATCCCAGTCCAACAATCGGTGTCATGAGAGGTGAAATTAACATGGCTCCAATAATAACAGCTGTTGAATTCATATTTAGACCGATAGAGGCAATAAAAATTGCACACATCAAAATCGCTGTATCTCTCAATCGAACATGAAGGTCATCGTATAATTTCTCACGGTATTCCCGTGTTGAATAGTTTCCGGACATTGGTTACTCCTTTTATTTCATATAATCTTGTTTCTGCATGGATGATGGTAGAGAGAGTTCTGTCCAAACTGACATGTTTTTAATTCTTACCTGTGATTCTTTTGAACATTATCATTTAAATATCCATCAGTCCATCCTACATATTATATCAAAAAATTTACAATCTTTCTCTGAAGAAATCAATTCATTTAAAAGATAGAGAAAGGAAGAAATTTTTGTATCCTTATCCGAAAAAGAAAAACGATATCTCCTGAACCTTGATACTATGCGTTTTATTCTTTATAATTTAGCTATTTCAAAATTACAAGTTCTCCATTCTTAATTTCCCAAACTTGGTCAAACTTACTTAATAATTCGTTTTGGCGATGTAAAGTAACAATGACGGCACTTGGTAGTTCCAGAACTCTTTCCAATTCCATTTTAAACTGATTAGTATCCAATGCAGAGAAAGGTTCGTCTAGGATAAGCAATGGATTTTTACGATTTTTCTCACGATTTAAATACATTCGTTGTTGCTGACCACCTGACAGGGATTGTGGTGGAATTTTTTCAAAATCTTCTTCTCTGAATTTTTCATTGAAACTATTGAATAGCGTTACATTATTTTCATAACTTGAAATAAATGTATGTTCTTGTTGCAGAATCATACCGAATCTTCCCCAAAGATGGTCCAAAACAAGCCCATCTAGCACAATTTGTCCTTCAAAATCTTCATCTGTTCCATTTAAAATGTTGAGAAGACTACTTTTTCCAGACCCATTCTTACCAATAAGCGCAATTTTATCCCCTTTTTGAATCGTAGCGGAAGTAATTATCAATTTTGATTCTCCCAGTTGTTTGGAAATGTTTTTCAAAGTAATCGTATCAAAAGAATGTTGAGGTGCTTGAACTGAAACGGGTCTCCCAACAATGTTTTGAAAACTCTTGATTACAGGCTTTACGGACTCTAACATTTGTAAATCATAAAGGATTTCCTGTATTGGTTCAGAAAAAGCATTAATATATCCGAAACTCGCCACCACCTCAGGAATACCGAGTTGCTGGTGAGATAAAGAGTAGGCTAAATAAATAAACAGAACAAGACTAATGAATTCAAAAGAAACACCTGTCAATAAGATGCCTGTAATTTTTGTCAAACCATACTTAAAATACTTATCCTGCAAATTCTTTAGAGAGCTCTTTTGTTGATTCAAAAAATGCGACATAGTTAGTTTATTTACCAAATGATGTCCCATGAGCAAATCCTCCAAAGTTCGATAGTAATCTCCTTGTTTTTTCAAGTAAACCTGTCTACGATTAGCGGTCAACTTCCCAACGATTTTAGGAATTTGAATACTAATTCCAGTAGAAAAGATTAAAATCAGTGATACAATAGGATTAATTGTTCTGCTAATAATGAAAGCGTAAATGATGATACGTAAAATTTGTTTGATAAAACTCATCAATGGAGGAAGGTAATCCTTTTCCAACGAATCTAGGTCATTAGATTGATAGGAAATATACTCTGCTACTGTTTTCTGCTTGAAATCGTGGTGACTGAGTCCCAGAAGTGAACGAAACCACTCATTTTTCAAAGTAGTCGAAAAGATAATCCCCTGCTTCCAATCAAGTATCATTTGGATATAGTTACAACTCAAATAGCCTGCCACTGACATAGAGTAACCATATAGAGCTACTTGATAATCCCCTTTGATTAATGCCTGCGTGAAATACGGTAACAAAGCTGTGCAGATATTCGATACTACACCAAAAAGAAAATTAAAGAAGAGATACCATCTAATAGTTTTAAGATATGGTAGCATATACGATACTCCTTGCTAATGCGTTTTTTTACATATCTCAGAACAATCTCTACTATTCCTTATTTCAGATAGTGCGATACTCAGACATTTAGTGCAATAATTGTAAATCACACAAGTTCTGCAGTTTTTACTATCATTCAAAATATAATTTGCTATTTTGTAAAATATAGGTCTATCCCATGTTTCTTTGATAGATGTAAAATGAATATTTCCAACACTTCTATTGAAAGTAAGCTTTTTCAGTTTTTCTAACGATTTAGGCTATTTCGTGACACACCCACAATCCGTGAAAATTCTGGTTATATCAGATTATGTGATTTTCGTAAGAATTTTATATTGTCTCCAATCATGGTAGTCTCCTTTTACTTGATAAAACTATTATAACATTTAGAAATTAAAAACTGGTTCAAAATCAATAGGATGTGTGTATTCGATACATTCAATAAATTCTTGGAAACAGTTCTACACCAGTTACACAAATCTATATATACCTATCTCATTCAAAATAAAAAGAAAGCTGCAGTTCTTTTAATCCTGTATCAACGATTCATTCTGAAATCGAATAGGAGACATTTCCCAAGTCTACAATTCACTTCATCTCAAATTAATTTTTGTAATTCACCCATAGTTTATAGATTTTATACTCAACAAAAGTATAAAGCATACAAAACTTCACTTTGAACCAGTATTTATACTATATTCCGTATTAAAAATTCTATTATTGGTTTTGTAAAAAACAGTCTTCAAATATCCTGAAATATAGCAAAAAGAGATTGGGTAAAAACTCATTGTCTCTTCTCACTCAAGGACTAACTTTACTTGAGCAAACTGAATCCGCACTATCGTTCCTTTTCCAACCTCAGACTCGATACGAATCTGGTGCCCCAGTTCTTCAGAAATTTTCTTAGATAGATAGAGGCCAAGTCCAGATGACTGCTGAGTTAGGCGTCCATTATATCCTGAGAAGCCACGTTCAAAGACTCGGAGGACATCACTGTTTTTTATCCCGATTCCCGTATCCTTGATACAAAGCTCTTGCCCCTCCATATAAATCTCCAGACCACCTTCCTTGGTGTACTTGAGACTGTTTGAGATGATTTGCTCAATAACCACTAGCAGCCACTTTTTATCCGTCACGATTTCTTTATCAAGGTCATGTAGATTGACATTTAGGCCTTTTTGAATAAAGAAAAGAGCATATTTACGAATTATTTCCTTGACCAAATCCTCAATTTGAACCTGCTTTAAGACCAAATCATCATGAAAACTTTCTAAACGCAGGTATTGTAAAACTAGATTGGTATAGGAGTCAATCTTGAAAATTTCCTGTTCTAATTGCTGCTTCAGTTGGCGGTCGGCTACTTCTGCAACTAAGAGTTGACTGGCTGCAATGGGGGTCTTAATCTGATGGACCCACAAGGTATAGTAATCCAGCAAATCCGTCAGTTTTCTTTCTGAATCTGACCTCTGCTGATAGAGTTCCATCTCACGCGCTTCTAATTTCTCAGCCAAAACGCTTTCCAAAGGAGACTTGGCTTCCCTATCACCATAGAGAAGTTCCTGACGATAGACCTGCATCTCCGCCAATATATCCCAAGTGAAAAATAAGATGGTTACAAAGCAACACAGCAGGAAAAAATAGAGAAAGTAAATTCCCAAACTGGCAAATAAAAACTGAAAGAGCAAAACCAGAAACGTCAAAGAAAGCAGATAGACAAACAGACGACTACGGGAGCGCAGATAGGCTAGAAAAAATTGTTTCCAATCAAGCATGCTTCAGTCCGTACCCTATCCCTTTCTTGGTCTCGATAAATCCTATCAATCCCTGCTCTTCCAACTTTTTACGCAAACGAGCCACATTCACAGAGAGGGTATTATCATCAATGAAAAAGTCACTATTCCAAAGTTCCCGCATCAGGTCATCACGCGCTACAATATTTCCTGCGTGTTCAAACAACACGCGTAAAATCTGGAATTCGTTCTTGGTCAAATTCAAGACTTGCCCTTGATAATGTAAATCCATGGATTTGGTATTGAGGATAACACCAGCATATTCCAGTAAACTCTCGTCACGCCCAAACTCATAGGAACGACGCAACAAGCCCTGAACCTTGGCTAAAAGAACCTGCTGGTCAAAAGGCTTGGTCACAAAGTCATCCGCCCCCATATTGATTGCCATGACAATATCCATAGCCTGGTCTCTCGAAGACAGAAACATGATAGGTACCTTGGAAATCTTGCGGATTTCCTGACACCAGTGATAGCCATTAAACAAGGGCAAACCAATATCCATGAGGACTAGATGAGGCTCCGACTGGACAAATAGACTCAACACTTCCATAAAGTCTTCTACCAGAACCACTTCAAATCCCCATTCAGAGAGCATTTTCCCGACCTGTTGACGAATGACCTGATCATCTTCTACTAATAAAATCTTGTGCATGCGCTTCTCCTTTTCTATTATTATAACAGATTTTTCCATGCTCGAAGGTCTGAAACTGAATTTGAAATAGTTTGTTTTTAGCCAACAAAGCAAGACAATCCTACTAGCTAATTTGAGGGAAATTTGATAAGATAAATAAAAAGAAAGGAGCTCTTATGGCCAATATTTTTGACTATCTGAAAGATGTCACATACGATTCCTTTTACGACTTACCTTTGAATGAGTTAGACATTCTAGCCTTAACAGAAATCACCTACCTCTCCTTTGATAATCTGGTCTCCACAAGTCCTCAGCGACTTTTGGACCTGGCTCCTCAGGTCCCAAGAGAATCTAACATGTTGACCAGCAAAAATCGCCTCCAGCTATTAGATGAGCTAGCTCAACACAAACGCTTCAAAAATTGCAAACTCTCCCATTTTATCAACGACATCGACCCTGAACTGCAAAAGCAATTTGCTGCTATGACATACCGCCTCACTCTCGATACCTATCTGATTGTCTTTCGTGGGACAGATGACAGTATCATTGGCTGGAAGGAAGATTTTCACCTAACCTATATGAAGGAAATTCCTGCTCAAAAGCATGCCCTCCGCTATTTAAAGAACTTTTTTGCCCAACATCCGAAGAAAAAAGTCATTCTGGCTGGGCATTCCAAGGGAGGAAATCTAGCCATTTATGCAGCTAGCCAAATTGAGCAAAGCTTGCAAAATCAAATCACAACAGTTTATACCTTTGATGCACCTGGTCTCCACACAGAATTGACACAAACCGAGGGCTATCAAAGGATAATGGATAAAACCAAGGTCTTCATTCCACAAGGTTCCATCATCGGTATGATGTTGGAAATTCCGGCCCACCAAATCATCGTGTACAGTACTGCCTTAGGTGGTATCGCCCAGCACGATACCTTTAGTTGGCAGATTGAGGACAAGCACTTCGTCCAACTGGATAAAACCAACAGTGATAGCCAACAAGTTGACACAACCTTCAAAGAATGGGTGGCCACAGTCCCTGATGAGGAACTCCAGCTCTATTTCGACCTCTTCTTTGGCAGTATTCTTGATGCTGGTATCACCTCTATCAATGACTTGGCTTCCTTAAAGGCTATCGAACACATTCGTCATCTCTTTGTCCAAGCGCAATCCCTCACCCAAGAAGAAAGGGAAACTATGGGACGTCTTACCCAATTATTAATTGATACCCGTTACCAAGCTTGGAAAAATAGATAGTAGCTTTCAAAAATCAAATGTATATAAAACAAAAGACCTAGAACACAGACTTTCATGTGCATTCTAAGTCTTTTTTAATAAAATCTAACTACCAAATAACCCCTTTATAGGCTAACAAAATGATAACTAACAGCAGGACATACAAGGCAAGGAAGAGCCATTTCATCTTGACACAGAGCGCTACGTACTCCCGAATAAAAGCAGATGGTATGTAGTAGCCTGCCGTCCTACATCCGAGGCCATCTCCCTTCATATTTAACTTACGCGCATAGGTACTGGTACGAAAAACATGATAGTCATTTGTAACAAAGAGGAA from Streptococcus mitis encodes:
- the thrS gene encoding threonine--tRNA ligase, with protein sequence MINITFPDGAVREFESGVTTFEIAQSISNSLAKKALAGKFNGKLIDTTRAITEDGSIEIVTPDHEDALPILRHSAAHLFAQAARRLFPDIHLGVGPAIEDGFYYDTDNTAGQISNEDLPRIEEEMQKIVKENFPSIREEVTKDEAREIFKNDPYKLELIEEHSEDEGGLTIYRQGEYVDLCRGPHVPSTGCIQIFHLLHVAGAYWRGNSDNAMMQRIYGTAWFDKKDLKNYLQMREEAKERDHRKLGKELDLFMISQEVGQGLPFWLPNGATIRRELERYIVDKELASGYQHVYTPPLASVELYKTSGHWDHYQEDMFPTMDMGDGEEFVLRPMNCPHHIQVFKHHVHSYRELPIRIAEIGMMHRYEKSGSLTGLQRVREMSLNDGHLFVTPEQIQEEFQRALQLIIDVYEDFNLTEYRFRLSLRDPQDTHKYFDNDEMWENAQTMLRAALDEMGVDYFEAEGEAAFYGPKLDIQVKTALGKEETLSTIQLDFLLPERFDLKYIGADGEEHRPVMIHRGVISTMERFTAILIENYKGAFPTWLAPHQVTLIPVSNEKHVDYAWEVAKKLRDRGVRADVDERNEKMQFKIRASQTSKIPYQLIVGDKEMEDGTVNVRRYGQKETQTVSVDDFVQAILADIANKSRVEK
- a CDS encoding DUF389 domain-containing protein: MTANYSTREYREKLYDDLHVRLRDTAILMCAIFIASIGLNMNSTAVIIGAMLISPLMTPIVGLGFGLAIFDTRLIKQSLEVLLTQVLVSLLVSTLYFWISPLSYASSELIARTSPTIWDVLIAIAGGIAGVIGSRKKEANNIVPGVAIATALMPPICTAGYGLANGNVRFLLGALYLFLINCVFIMLANIVGTRILMRKSPLTSFKELSIKMRIGLISLIVLLILPASYSAVTLTIEQARKEGIKQFVGKEFANYTVINQVYKSSNNELVLTVVGDPISEEELETIRQKQASYGIQSVQLKVKQFHNSAKLDSEATKEFYENIDKYIEQKLSEKDLQNDRAKENEADKD
- a CDS encoding potassium channel family protein; the protein is MRRLKMLWHIIQVTGFTRFALSFVTFVFGSGGVLFLVEPAITNYGDGLWYAFVTSTTVGYGDLLAVTLIGRITSVFLTIYGLIFFGCLSAVIINYYTDLNKERGEDK
- a CDS encoding TMEM175 family protein; translated protein: MKKDRLIVLTDAVLAIIMTILILELEKPTTPSLKAFWDLRQNFFACFLSFFWLGSLWMALNTLWEKVEKISSEIIWWNLFLLLERQEFSLENFMPSKIPV
- a CDS encoding DUF389 domain-containing protein, whose translation is MSGNYSTREYREKLYDDLHVRLRDTAILMCAIFIASIGLNMNSTAVIIGAMLISPLMTPIVGLGFGLAIFDTRLIKQSLEVLLTQVLVSLLVSTLYFWISPLSYASSELIARTSPTIWDVLIAIAGGIAGVIGSRKKEANNIVPGVAIATALMPPICTAGYGLANGNVRFLLGALYLFLINCVFIMLANIVGTRILMRKSPLTSFKELSIKMRIGLISLIVLLILPASYSAVTLTIEQARKEGIKQFVGKEFANYTVINQVYKSRDNELVLTVVGDPISEEELETLHQKQASYGIQSVQLKVNQVQNSPTLDSEATKEFYENIDKYIDQKLSEKDSQNDLVKENEADKD
- a CDS encoding ATP-binding cassette domain-containing protein; translation: MLPYLKTIRWYLFFNFLFGVVSNICTALLPYFTQALIKGDYQVALYGYSMSVAGYLSCNYIQMILDWKQGIIFSTTLKNEWFRSLLGLSHHDFKQKTVAEYISYQSNDLDSLEKDYLPPLMSFIKQILRIIIYAFIISRTINPIVSLILIFSTGISIQIPKIVGKLTANRRQVYLKKQGDYYRTLEDLLMGHHLVNKLTMSHFLNQQKSSLKNLQDKYFKYGLTKITGILLTGVSFEFISLVLFIYLAYSLSHQQLGIPEVVASFGYINAFSEPIQEILYDLQMLESVKPVIKSFQNIVGRPVSVQAPQHSFDTITLKNISKQLGESKLIITSATIQKGDKIALIGKNGSGKSSLLNILNGTDEDFEGQIVLDGLVLDHLWGRFGMILQQEHTFISSYENNVTLFNSFNEKFREEDFEKIPPQSLSGGQQQRMYLNREKNRKNPLLILDEPFSALDTNQFKMELERVLELPSAVIVTLHRQNELLSKFDQVWEIKNGELVILK
- a CDS encoding HAMP domain-containing histidine kinase, with amino-acid sequence MLDWKQFFLAYLRSRSRLFVYLLSLTFLVLLFQFLFASLGIYFLYFFLLCCFVTILFFTWDILAEMQVYRQELLYGDREAKSPLESVLAEKLEAREMELYQQRSDSERKLTDLLDYYTLWVHQIKTPIAASQLLVAEVADRQLKQQLEQEIFKIDSYTNLVLQYLRLESFHDDLVLKQVQIEDLVKEIIRKYALFFIQKGLNVNLHDLDKEIVTDKKWLLVVIEQIISNSLKYTKEGGLEIYMEGQELCIKDTGIGIKNSDVLRVFERGFSGYNGRLTQQSSGLGLYLSKKISEELGHQIRIESEVGKGTIVRIQFAQVKLVLE
- a CDS encoding response regulator transcription factor: MHKILLVEDDQVIRQQVGKMLSEWGFEVVLVEDFMEVLSLFVQSEPHLVLMDIGLPLFNGYHWCQEIRKISKVPIMFLSSRDQAMDIVMAINMGADDFVTKPFDQQVLLAKVQGLLRRSYEFGRDESLLEYAGVILNTKSMDLHYQGQVLNLTKNEFQILRVLFEHAGNIVARDDLMRELWNSDFFIDDNTLSVNVARLRKKLEEQGLIGFIETKKGIGYGLKHA
- a CDS encoding DUF2974 domain-containing protein, encoding MANIFDYLKDVTYDSFYDLPLNELDILALTEITYLSFDNLVSTSPQRLLDLAPQVPRESNMLTSKNRLQLLDELAQHKRFKNCKLSHFINDIDPELQKQFAAMTYRLTLDTYLIVFRGTDDSIIGWKEDFHLTYMKEIPAQKHALRYLKNFFAQHPKKKVILAGHSKGGNLAIYAASQIEQSLQNQITTVYTFDAPGLHTELTQTEGYQRIMDKTKVFIPQGSIIGMMLEIPAHQIIVYSTALGGIAQHDTFSWQIEDKHFVQLDKTNSDSQQVDTTFKEWVATVPDEELQLYFDLFFGSILDAGITSINDLASLKAIEHIRHLFVQAQSLTQEERETMGRLTQLLIDTRYQAWKNR